Proteins found in one Verrucomicrobiota bacterium genomic segment:
- a CDS encoding sulfatase-like hydrolase/transferase translates to MMKHMLALVFVMGLHFSVLAEEKLPNIVLFFADDLGYGDLACYGHPYAKTPTLDKLTTEATRFEQHYVTGVTCNPSRTGLMTGRFPATFEKFTARAGFQGRMTISELLKTEKGYRTGLFGKWHIGPKEMAVDGTYGLDVVKIIGKSKDLEAGRDDDLTNAAIEFMRETAGKQPFYVNIMGHSTHFAVNPPDNLVEKFKGIEVDRSKFSDRMQSRIDQVIEVGGDFNSSMQHYMADVYSIDLNVKRVLEAIDELGIRDNTIFVFSSDQGPAPVVYKPKGVRPYSENMIGYAGIFRGEKHTQWEGGVRVPFIIRWPGKVPAGRVDTENVTSFIDWLPTLAAITGIKNLPDGLEGEDVSVVWFGEDRKRKKPLFWNNGNQGGIIALRKRNWKYYSGQNSQIQLYDLSKDLEEKNNLASKKPEVVSELEKLVDAWRSKLPNY, encoded by the coding sequence ATGATGAAACATATGCTTGCGCTTGTTTTTGTCATGGGTCTCCATTTCAGTGTTTTAGCTGAAGAAAAGCTTCCCAATATTGTCTTGTTCTTTGCCGATGATCTGGGTTATGGAGATCTGGCGTGTTACGGGCACCCCTATGCTAAAACACCTACACTAGATAAACTCACCACGGAAGCGACCCGTTTCGAACAACACTATGTCACAGGGGTCACATGTAATCCAAGTCGAACGGGTTTGATGACGGGACGGTTTCCCGCGACATTTGAAAAATTTACAGCCAGAGCCGGTTTCCAAGGCCGTATGACGATTTCTGAGCTCTTAAAAACAGAAAAGGGCTATCGCACTGGGCTCTTTGGTAAATGGCATATAGGTCCGAAGGAGATGGCTGTGGATGGAACCTATGGTCTCGATGTTGTAAAGATTATTGGCAAAAGCAAGGACCTTGAAGCAGGTCGTGATGACGATCTCACAAATGCAGCAATTGAGTTTATGAGAGAGACTGCAGGTAAGCAGCCATTCTATGTTAACATCATGGGGCATAGCACGCACTTTGCAGTAAATCCACCCGATAACCTCGTTGAGAAATTTAAGGGTATTGAAGTAGATCGCTCCAAGTTCTCAGATCGCATGCAGTCACGAATTGATCAGGTCATTGAGGTTGGTGGGGATTTTAACTCTTCTATGCAGCATTATATGGCGGACGTCTACTCGATTGATTTGAATGTGAAGCGCGTTCTTGAGGCCATTGACGAACTGGGGATCCGAGATAATACGATTTTTGTTTTCTCCAGTGATCAAGGTCCTGCGCCTGTTGTTTATAAACCCAAGGGAGTGCGGCCCTACTCGGAAAATATGATTGGATACGCCGGTATATTTCGCGGAGAAAAACATACGCAATGGGAAGGTGGTGTTCGCGTGCCATTCATTATCCGCTGGCCGGGTAAAGTTCCCGCTGGTCGTGTGGATACGGAGAATGTTACTTCTTTCATAGACTGGTTGCCCACCCTTGCAGCCATCACAGGCATTAAAAATCTGCCCGATGGCTTGGAGGGAGAAGATGTCTCGGTGGTTTGGTTTGGCGAGGATCGTAAGCGAAAGAAGCCTTTATTTTGGAATAATGGAAATCAGGGAGGAATCATAGCTCTAAGAAAGAGAAATTGGAAATATTATAGCGGTCAAAACAGTCAGATCCAACTTTACGATTTAAGTAAGGACCTTGAAGAAAAGAACAACCTTGCCTCCAAGAAACCAGAGGTTGTCTCAGAACTGGAAAAACTTGTAGATGCCTGGCGTTCAAAACTTCCAAACTATTGA
- a CDS encoding PVC-type heme-binding CxxCH protein: protein MALKKVIHLGDFMFLEDKALHRSLSLYVIIRVKLFVLVSILFSNSYHLFRERLGYATLLLQRFPKKQVRARTFPLCECLMLFFFISLKISYANLNTPKTLDNRFKIELVAKEPDIVTPVGACFNHKGQLLVIESHTHLAKGKQPFPHDRIRILSDSDDDGIPDKFDTFYEGCTNTMSLIYGKGNWLYVATRQKIFRIKDTDDDHRADIEETIITLETSEDYPHNGLAGVCFDRNGKLHFGFGENMGKPYEIYGTDLICYKGHGDGGSIYQCDPDGKNLKQIATGFWNPFSMCFDSAGRLFAVDNDPDSRPPCRLLHIVPGADFGYQVRYGRKGTHPMQSWNGELPGTQGMVCGTGEAPSGIIDYHGMLLGTSWGHHTIEHYEISPKGATWTGHKRIIVQGNGQFRPVDFALAPDNSIYITDWVDTRYPVHGKGRIWRLSWIEQSLPKPSFAHLTKAEEEAQIILQTHDHKTLLAALSHEDPTIRTAARWQLQNDLSIEQINLSSLPPQQRFGLYHALRKQFDLGKHSLAKRDELLRTGLQDPDTNIQFLAVQWIADHHLKEYEKDLEFLLKNNIDHPYLFKATLAAISLLEGAKANNFNIIKVLFNLLEDDKQVAKVGPLALSLFPPHESKLTLARLKELTLMKDPQIVRQATRILALRGSNKNPDEETMDLLADIAKSNPHPEAQADALMALALSSKHQALVEQFAHEKSPKGREAKRLIDWPPSDTRPTPNDLEQWVREAAKGGNADAGWRIFYSPRGGTCATCHTYNGRGIAIGPDLTGIARNSSMRSVIRSILDPNVNISPQHTHWTMETKSGQTKIGIPLDDVGGAGKERYVGPDGETFILRPNEITSKTMATHSLMPPGLLNTISLQDFRDLMAFLQAEN from the coding sequence ATGGCCCTCAAAAAGGTAATACATCTTGGAGACTTTATGTTTCTTGAGGACAAGGCCTTACATAGATCCTTGAGTCTCTATGTCATTATTCGGGTTAAGCTCTTTGTATTGGTCTCTATCCTATTCTCCAACTCTTACCATCTGTTTAGGGAACGCCTAGGGTATGCCACCCTACTACTTCAGAGATTTCCCAAGAAGCAAGTGCGCGCAAGAACCTTTCCTCTTTGTGAGTGCCTTATGCTCTTTTTTTTCATTTCTCTAAAAATCTCATATGCAAACCTCAATACACCTAAGACATTAGACAACCGCTTTAAAATAGAATTAGTAGCGAAAGAACCTGATATCGTCACACCAGTTGGCGCATGCTTTAATCACAAGGGCCAGTTACTCGTAATCGAATCTCACACCCACCTTGCCAAAGGCAAACAACCCTTTCCTCATGATCGCATACGCATTCTATCTGATTCAGATGATGACGGCATCCCTGACAAATTCGACACCTTTTACGAAGGGTGCACAAACACCATGAGTCTTATCTACGGAAAAGGCAACTGGCTTTATGTCGCAACACGCCAGAAAATATTCAGAATCAAAGACACGGATGATGATCACAGGGCCGACATAGAAGAAACCATCATCACTCTTGAAACTTCTGAGGACTACCCACACAACGGGCTAGCGGGAGTTTGTTTCGATCGAAACGGAAAGCTTCATTTCGGTTTTGGAGAGAATATGGGCAAACCCTATGAGATCTATGGCACGGACCTGATTTGCTACAAAGGTCATGGCGATGGAGGCAGCATCTATCAATGTGACCCGGATGGCAAGAACCTCAAACAGATAGCAACTGGATTTTGGAATCCATTTAGCATGTGCTTCGATTCAGCAGGAAGACTTTTTGCAGTTGATAATGATCCTGACAGCCGACCTCCTTGTCGATTACTCCATATTGTACCTGGTGCTGACTTCGGTTATCAAGTTCGCTATGGCCGCAAAGGCACCCACCCCATGCAGTCCTGGAATGGGGAACTCCCTGGCACCCAAGGTATGGTATGTGGAACAGGGGAAGCTCCAAGTGGAATTATTGATTATCACGGAATGTTGCTAGGCACGAGTTGGGGACATCACACAATTGAACACTATGAAATCAGCCCGAAAGGAGCCACGTGGACTGGACATAAGAGGATCATCGTCCAGGGTAATGGTCAGTTCCGCCCGGTGGATTTCGCCCTAGCGCCAGACAATTCCATTTACATCACAGATTGGGTAGACACTCGTTATCCTGTTCATGGGAAAGGGCGTATTTGGCGACTCTCCTGGATCGAGCAGTCCTTACCTAAGCCATCCTTTGCTCATCTAACTAAAGCGGAAGAGGAAGCACAAATCATCCTTCAAACCCATGATCATAAAACCCTTTTAGCAGCATTATCTCATGAAGACCCAACTATTCGAACTGCTGCTCGCTGGCAACTACAAAATGATTTGAGCATAGAACAAATCAACCTTTCATCACTCCCCCCGCAGCAGCGCTTTGGTCTCTACCATGCACTCCGCAAACAATTCGACCTAGGAAAGCATTCTTTAGCCAAGCGAGATGAGCTTCTTCGCACTGGGCTTCAAGACCCTGACACCAACATCCAATTTCTAGCTGTGCAATGGATTGCTGACCATCACCTTAAAGAATATGAGAAAGATCTTGAGTTTCTCCTAAAAAATAATATTGATCATCCCTATCTTTTCAAAGCAACTCTTGCCGCCATCAGCCTGCTAGAGGGAGCAAAGGCCAACAATTTTAATATCATCAAAGTTCTTTTCAACTTACTTGAAGACGATAAACAAGTCGCCAAAGTTGGGCCACTAGCCTTAAGCCTTTTCCCACCTCATGAAAGCAAGCTAACCCTAGCTCGCCTAAAAGAACTTACTCTAATGAAGGACCCGCAGATTGTACGACAGGCTACTCGTATCCTAGCGCTCCGTGGATCGAATAAAAACCCAGATGAAGAAACCATGGACCTGCTTGCAGACATCGCCAAGTCCAACCCTCATCCTGAGGCACAAGCGGATGCGTTAATGGCTCTTGCCCTAAGTTCGAAACACCAAGCTCTAGTCGAACAATTTGCCCATGAGAAAAGTCCTAAGGGAAGAGAAGCTAAGCGACTTATTGACTGGCCACCATCCGACACCAGACCAACTCCTAACGACCTCGAACAATGGGTCAGAGAAGCAGCAAAAGGTGGTAATGCCGATGCCGGTTGGCGTATTTTTTACAGCCCTCGTGGCGGAACTTGCGCCACTTGCCATACTTATAATGGAAGAGGTATTGCCATAGGACCAGACCTCACTGGCATTGCTCGCAATTCCTCTATGAGGTCTGTTATCAGATCCATCTTAGACCCTAATGTTAATATTTCTCCCCAACACACTCATTGGACCATGGAAACAAAATCGGGACAGACCAAAATAGGCATTCCCTTAGATGATGTTGGCGGAGCAGGAAAAGAGCGCTATGTGGGACCTGATGGAGAAACCTTTATCCTCCGTCCAAATGAGATTACATCTAAAACCATGGCCACTCATTCCCTCATGCCTCCAGGCCTATTAAATACCATCAGCCTACAAGATTTCCGCGACTTAATGGCCTTTCTCCAAGCTGAGAACTAG
- a CDS encoding PQQ-binding-like beta-propeller repeat protein has protein sequence MDRYQSSCIPVVLLLALASCGDGDLTHNTIEQSESNFEAKWNPFRGNKQLQGVVNVSVPGVELTWEYDTGAPVKSSPVIAKDKVFIGNDAGKFVALSLSTGSVIWERELVSNVEGGGAVVGDVIFVGNQAGEFYALDMDSGKTLWIYETEGEIKSSPNVAQLNDKTLVLIGSYDGSIYCFDSEERNLFWKFETGDRVNGTPAVTEKNEVLLGGCDTNIYVIDLATGKQIRLIEAGSYIAGSMAVRGGFGYVGHYGEEVLAVDIRSGLEKWRFKRNDFPYFSSPAVTEEYLIIGCRDKFVYCLDRNTGELWWDFATRGDVDSSPVIAGDVVLVASNDGRFYGVTYEDGELVWQYDIGSRLSSSPAVVPGWVVIGAGDGTVCGFSIKN, from the coding sequence ATGGATAGGTATCAATCTAGTTGCATCCCAGTTGTGTTACTTCTTGCACTTGCTAGCTGTGGAGATGGAGATCTTACCCACAATACTATTGAACAATCTGAATCTAATTTCGAAGCAAAGTGGAATCCATTTCGTGGCAACAAACAGTTACAGGGAGTTGTGAATGTATCAGTGCCTGGGGTAGAACTGACTTGGGAATATGATACTGGTGCTCCCGTAAAAAGTTCACCAGTTATCGCTAAGGATAAGGTCTTTATAGGAAATGATGCTGGCAAGTTTGTAGCGCTTTCTTTGTCGACGGGATCGGTGATATGGGAGCGTGAGCTTGTATCAAATGTTGAAGGCGGGGGCGCAGTCGTTGGCGATGTTATCTTTGTGGGAAACCAGGCAGGGGAGTTTTACGCCTTGGACATGGATTCTGGTAAGACACTCTGGATCTATGAAACGGAGGGTGAAATCAAGTCTTCACCTAATGTCGCTCAATTGAATGATAAAACACTCGTTCTAATAGGTTCCTATGATGGTTCAATCTATTGTTTTGACTCGGAGGAAAGAAATCTATTTTGGAAATTTGAAACGGGGGATCGTGTCAATGGTACGCCAGCTGTTACAGAGAAGAATGAGGTGTTACTCGGCGGGTGCGATACAAATATCTATGTCATTGATTTAGCAACGGGTAAGCAAATTCGTTTGATTGAAGCGGGATCATATATTGCGGGCTCTATGGCGGTTAGAGGTGGCTTTGGGTATGTAGGACATTACGGAGAGGAGGTTTTAGCTGTGGACATCAGAAGTGGTTTAGAAAAATGGCGTTTCAAGCGAAACGACTTCCCTTATTTTTCATCGCCAGCAGTGACTGAAGAGTATCTTATCATCGGGTGCCGAGATAAGTTTGTATATTGTTTGGATAGGAATACGGGTGAGCTTTGGTGGGATTTTGCGACCAGGGGGGATGTTGATTCATCTCCAGTAATAGCCGGGGATGTAGTATTAGTTGCCTCTAATGACGGGCGATTCTATGGCGTCACTTATGAAGACGGGGAGCTGGTATGGCAGTATGATATAGGTTCGCGTTTATCCTCAAGTCCTGCGGTAGTTCCTGGGTGGGTGGTTATTGGCGCAGGTGATGGCACAGTATGCGGTTTCTCGATTAAAAATTGA